In the genome of Dyadobacter fermentans DSM 18053, the window CAACTATTCGCAGCCGATCGTCGATAATGTGGCCGAGGCCGTGGCGGGTTACAAGGCGAGCAATGGTATCAAAATATTCGGTAGCGATTTGGAGGAGCTGGAAAAATACGCCAATGTGGCCATGGACGCCGTGCGGAATGTGGACGGTATCAAAGACCTCGGCCTGATCCGCAACATCGGCCAGCCGGAAATCAGCGTCATCCTCCACGACCACAAAATGGCGCAATACGGCGTGAGCACGGCAGATGCGCAGGCGGTGATCGAAATGGCGATAGGAGGGAAAACGGCCTCCATTCTGTACGAAGGCGAGCGGAAGTTCGATATCCGGCTGCGCTACAGGCAGGAATCGCGCCGTGACGAGCAGAGCATCCAGCAACTGATGGTGCCGACGCTCACGGGCGCCAAAATTCCTTTGAAGGAAATCGCGACGATCCGCAAAATCACCGGTCCCGCCTTCGTTTACAGGGATAATAACAAGCGATTTATCGGTGTTAAATTTTCTGTCCGCGGAAGAGATCTCGGCGGAACGATCGCCGAAGCGCAGCAGCGCGTGAAAGAAAAGATGAACGACCTGCCCAAAGGTTACTCCGTGGAATGGGTAGGGGAATTCGAAAACCAGGTCCGCGCTACCGACCGGCTCGCGCAAGTGGTGCCCGTGAGCCTGATCGGGATTTTTATCCTGCTGTTTATCATGTTCAGCAATGCCAAAGATGCCGGCCTGGTGCTTGCCAATGTGCCTTTCGCGCTGGTGGGGGGCATTCTCGCGCTGCACGTTACGCATATGAACTTCGGGATTTCGGCGGGTGTGGGTTTCATCGCGCTGTTTGGGTTATGTGTGCAGAATGGGGTGATATTGGTGTCGGTATTCAACAAAAACCTGGCGGCGCGGATGCCGCTGGAAGAGGCGGTGCGGCAAGGTGTGAAATCGCGGATCAGGCCGGTGGTCATGACTGCCCTGATGGCGGCGATCGGGTTGCTGCCGGCGGCAATGTCGACGGGCATCGGGTCCGAAACGCAAAAACCGCTCGCCATCGTGGTGATCGGCGGGCTGATCACGGCCACCGTGCTGACGCTGCTCGTGTTCCCGATTATTTACACATTCTTTAACCGGAAAAAGCAGTTGGGAAAACAACGCATTGCCGGTTGAGAACTGGTAATGCATAATTTGGCATTACCAAAAATAGCACAGGTTATCGTGCTCATTTTCAGGGGTGCATGCGGATAATAGCACAACTTTTGCAGCGCTTTTCCAACCAAACCCATGCGGTTTTGCATCACTAAGCTGATTTAAAACCAAATAAACAGCTCATGAAAAAGTTAGTGTTAATGCTCGGACTCCCGTTCCTGTTTCTTTCGTGCACCGACGACGATAATCCCGGAGTGGTGATGCCGCCCAAGTTGGAATTGAACGACCAGTTCGACAGCGACAAGAAAGGATGGACAGCCGGTTTTGCCGACTATCCCGTGAAAATGGAATCGGACTGGAAGCTCGAAGAAGGAATCGCAAGTTTGCCGGCTCCGCTCGACACGAAGAAAAAGGGTTTCCGCATTTCGGGTAACAACCACAGCGACGACCTGTTTATGTATTTCAAAAAGAAAATGACAGGGCTGAAACCGAACCAGGAATATACGGCTGCATTCACGCTGGAATTTGCGTCCGACGCGCCTTCGGAAGGCTGGGCGGGCGCTGGCGGCGCGCCGAATGCGGTTAGCGTGGGCATTGGTGCAGTAGGTGTAGAGCCCAAAACGACCGTCGATAGCCAGGAACATTACCGCATGAACATCGACAAAATCCAGCAGAAAAGTGATGGCAAGGACATGAAGGTGATTGGCGACATTGGCAACGGAACCGACAAATTCGGCTACAAACTGCTCACCAAAACAGGCGAATTCAAAGGCAAAACCGACGCTAGCGGCAACCTGTGGCTGATTTTCGGAACCGACTCCGGCTTTGAGGCAACCACGACATTGTATTACACGTCCGTAAAAGTGAAACTTACCGAAGCAGCAGCGAAATAAAGCACTTTTAAGCTAAACCAAACAGGAGGCGGTACCCGGTATCGCCTCCTGTTTGGTTATAAAAACAACTCTTTCAAAAGATGGCGTCGTTGCTTGCTTACCACTGCCTGGAAATTCCCCTCCATCATCAAATAACCGCCGTCTTCCTTTTTAAATGAAACAATCCTGTTTTTATTGATCAGGTACGATTGATGCGTCCGCAGAAAGCCGTAGGGTTCGAGAATGACTTCATATTCGGAAATGGGCTTGCTGACGGTTATTTTCCTGCTTCCGGTTAAATGGAAGGTGGTATAACTGTTGTCGGATTTGCAAAAAATGATGTCGTCGATCAGCACGTAATGGATTTCGCTGGCTTCGGCGAGTGCAATCTTCTTCTGTTTCTGCATGGGAAGGCTTTCAAACGACTGCACCAGCATGGCAATCTGCGCACTCTGGTCGCGCTCCTTTTTCCGATCGGTGGCTTTTCCCACAGCCTCGGCCAGTTCCCGGTGATCGAGCGGTTTGAGCAGGTAATCGGTAGCCGAAAACTTGATCGCCTGAATGCCATACAGATCATAGGCGGTCGTGAAAATAATGCTGCCCTGGTAGCCATTGAGCCGTTTCAGCAAATCGAAACCCGTTTCGTTCTGCAAACGGATGTCCAGGAACAGAATATCGGTTTGCCGGCGTGCCAGAAATTCGTGCGCCTCGTGCACATTATGCGCGTACCCGGCTACCTCTACCTGCGGGCAATGCGCCTCCAATGCGAGCCGGAGATTATGCACGGCCTGGATCTCGTCATCGACGATGAAGCAGCGGATCGGGTTCAGGACAGCCATTTTGATAGTCTGATTTCAGTTACGGTGCCCGTTCCGTAGGCGGTTCGGGTTTGCAGGGTGATTTGCATGGAAGGCAGCTTTTCGTTGAGCAGCGCGATCCTTTTGCTTGTCAGGGAAAGTCCGTGCCCGGGCGTTTTTACCGACGCATCAAAGCCGATCCCATTGTCGGCGACGGTCAGAATGAGGTCGGCAGCCTCGCAGCGAATGGTAATCGTAAGGCTCGGGTTCCGGACCGCGTCGGCCAGGCCGTGCCGGATGCTGTTTTCAATAATCGGCTGTAAAAGCAAAGGCGGAAAGTCGATGGAAGCGAGATCGTGGTTGCATTCTTTGCGTAATGTGTAGGAAAAAGCCTTCCGTTTCTGTTCCAGCGCAATGTATTTCTCCTCGATCGCGATTTCCTCGGCCAGCGACACCAGCTCTTTCCGGCCGCTATCCATGATCGTCCGCATAAAAGTGGCCACTTCGGTAATGTACTGATTGGCCGCCTCCGGGTCGTTTTGCCGGATCAGCGATTGCACGGCATTCAGCGAGTTGAACAGGAAATGCGGGTTCAGCTGGCCGCTTAGCAGCTGCAATTGGTTTTCGACCTCGCTCTTTTTGCGATTGAGCCGCGCCAGCTGCATTTGGTGGCGCTGTTTTTGAAGGAAAATTGCCAGAAACGCCAGTCCTATCACGCCAAGGATGATCAACGCCGCGTCCACCCAGACGGGGATGCCGTGGCAGATGCTTTACGTCCACCGTCACCTCGTGAATGCTTTCCGGCTGGTGCCTGTACCGCAGGAAAATCTTCACCTTACTGCCCGGCTCGGGCTTATCGAGGTAAATGTAAGTATTGCCATTGGTGAATTTCAGGTCTTTCCGGCCACCGAGCGGTTTCCAGTTTTCGGGCTTATCCAATGCATATTCAATGCCGCTGTTGCGCGGGATGCGACCGAAAAAGTAGTATTGGTCATCATTCGCAAACCTGAGAAACGCGGAATGGCCTCCTTCGATCTCAAAATGACTGGCCTGCGGGCCCTGCTCCGTGCGCACCTTATTGATTTGCGTATTCAGGATCTCTTCAAAACTCTGATCGGCCGGAAACTCGACGAAATTGAAATAATCGGGCACGCTGCGCACGCGGATGATCGAAAAGCGGTAAACCTCTTGCATCGTCGTTTTATCCCTGATTTCGACGGTCAGCGAATCGTTGAGGCGCAAATCGAATTTTCCCGCGTGGTAATTTTCGGCTGGCGTGGTTTGGATGGCTTTCGAGTGGTCGTTTACAGCTTCCAGCGTGGCGTGACCGATGTAGAACTCGGGATCGGCTTTGAGCGTGCCCATGTCCGTCCAGTCGTTTTTCACCTGCCCGTTCACAGCCGTCCTGAATTCCAGTTTTTTGAAATCCCAATAGATCTCCGAACGGCCTTGTCTGGGTTTGTAAACCGACGTGTAAGGATAGAAATCCAGCGAAAACTGCCCCATCGCTACAAAAAAACGGGAAAGCTTTTCAGTTGTAAAGCTCTGGGTCAGGGTTGAATCCTTGTAAAGGAACTGGTTGTGGTGGTTGGGAGTGAGGAAGGAGATTTGTCCCGTATGAGAGCCGATGCTGCCGGCCATGGTTACAAGACAGGACTCGCACACCACGCCATCCCGGATCTCCTTGACGACGAGCACGTCGTTTTCACTGTGCTGCCCGCTGGCATTGGCAGGGAGGATGGCCAGCAAAACAAAAAGCGCAAATCTTTTCATGGTTCAATCAGGTCTGGTTCAGCCGCAAATACGCCACCACGCCCCACAGCTGCCCGACCAAACCTGAATATGGCACTTTTCAGTTTGAATTTGGAAAATTGTTAGGCAAAACTGGCGGTAAAGTCTAAATTTGTAACCATGAGATTCGCACCGACACTCTGATATTTCTTCCCGTGCAGCCCTTGCACATCATCCCCGGCTCCGGGGATCAGGATTTTATTTCCCAATTTTTTTAATCCAATACCATTGAAATCCTATGGAAGGAATACTGAATGCCCAGCAAACAGATCAATTCATCGAGCACGGTTTTGTGCGCATCGATCAGGCCTTTACCGCCGAAACAGCGGCACAGGCACGTCATATATTATGGAACGACCTCGGCCTCAGCCCGAACGACCCGGCAACCTGGACGAAACCGGTCGTCCGGCTGGGAATGTACGCGCAGGAGCCATTCGTCGCTTCTGCAAACACGCCCATTTTACACGCCGCGTTCGATCAGCTGGTAGGAGCGGGCAAATGGCTTCCCTGCCGCAGCATGGGCACTTTCCCCGTCCGGTTCCCGTCGGACGAAGATCCCGGCGACACCGGCTGGCACGTCGACGCCAGTTTCCCGGGTGACGACCCATCCAACTACTGGGAATATCGGGTTAATGTCCATTCCAAGGGCCGCGGCCTGCTGATGCTCTTCCTGTACTCGGATGTGGGCGAGCACGACGCCCCCACACGCATCCGCATCGGCTCGCACAAGGACGTAGCGCGGGTATTGGCGCCCGAAGGCGACCGCGGACTAGCATTCATGGAACTGGCCGAAAAGCTGGCCGGCATGCCCGAAAGAGAAGTCGCCCTGGCCACGGGAAAAGCGGGTACGGTATATCTCTGCCACCCGTTCCTTGCCCACGCCGCCCAGCCCCATCACGGCACCGAGCCCAAATTCATGGCCCAGCCGCCGCTATTGCTACGCGGTGACTTGTCCGTTAATGGCCCTTCGTGTGTTGAACGGGCTATCCGGCTAGCGTTGGCGTAGCGGGAAAGGGAGAATGAGAGGAAAGGGGAAACGGGAAAAAAAGAAGCATCGGATCCAGGGGAATAACGGCCCGATGGGAGATTTAAAAAGCCACGGAGCGGGAACCTGTTTATCGCAACCGGTTGCCCGATTCAACGCTGGCCCCGTCGGGGCCTCCTTCGATGCAATCAGGCGGCTCCGACGGAGCCAAAACGTGGGTCGTGACTGGTTGCTATAAACAGGATGGCCCGCTGGGCGAGGTTTTCGTCATCCTTTCTTCCCATCCTCCATTTCTTTCATTCTCCCTTTTTCCCTTCCTTTCATTCTCCCTTTTACCTTCCTTTCATTCTCCCTTCTCTATTCCTTCATCTTCCCTTTTCTCCATTCCTCCATCTCGCTTTTTTGCCTTCCTTAATCCTCCCTTTTTCCCTCCCTCAATCTCCTACCATTCCGCTGCGCTGCCGTCGTCGTGGGACCATAGCGGGTTTTTCCAGTTATGGCCGATGGCTGCCATTTTTCGTACCTGTTCTTCATCCACCTCGATGCCCAGGCCGGGACCGGATGGGATGTTGACGAAGCCGTCGTGGTAGTCGAATACCGTTCGGTCAGTGAGGTAGTCCATCAGGTCGCTGCCCTGGTTGTAGTGGATGCCCAGGCTTTGTTCCTGGATAAATGCGTTGTGGGAGGTGGCGTCTACCTGCAAGCATGCTGCCAATGCGATGGGGCCCAGCGGGCAATGCGGTGCTGCGGCCACGTCGAATGCCTCGGCCATGGACAGGATTTTTTTGCATTCGGTAATGCCCCCGGCGTGGGAGAGGTCGGGCTGGATAATGTCGACGTAGCCGTCCATGAGCAGGTTTTTGAAATCCCAGCGGCTGAACATCCGCTCGCCTGTGGCAATGGGGATGGAAGTATGCGCGGCGATTTCACGCAATGCCTCGTTGTTTTCAGCCAGCACGGGCTCCTCGATAAACATCGGGCGGAACGGTTCCAGCTCTTTCGCCAGCACCTTGGCCATGGGCTTATGCAGCCTGCCGTGGAAATCCACGCCGATTTCGATTTTGTAGCCTAATGCCTCGCGGATCGACGCAACCCGTTTGATAGCCAGATCGATCTTTTCGAAAGAATCAATGTACTGCATTTCATTGGTCGCATTCATTTTAATGGCCTTGAAACCGCGGTCGAAGCATTCGGTCGCAGCACCGGCAACTTCGTCGGGCCGGTCGCCGCCGATCCAGGAGTATACCTTGATTTTATCCCGGCATTTGCCGCCAAGCAGCTGGTAAACAGGCGCATTGAAGAATTTGCCTTTAATATCCCACAATGCCTGGTCGATGCCCGCGATGGCGCTCATCAGGATCGGGCCGCCGCGGTAGAAGCCGCCCCGGTACATGGTGTTCCAATGTCCTTCAATGTCCAGCGGGTCTTTGCCGATCAGCGCTTCCATGAGCTCATGCACGGCGGCGGCCA includes:
- a CDS encoding LytR/AlgR family response regulator transcription factor, yielding MAVLNPIRCFIVDDEIQAVHNLRLALEAHCPQVEVAGYAHNVHEAHEFLARRQTDILFLDIRLQNETGFDLLKRLNGYQGSIIFTTAYDLYGIQAIKFSATDYLLKPLDHRELAEAVGKATDRKKERDQSAQIAMLVQSFESLPMQKQKKIALAEASEIHYVLIDDIIFCKSDNSYTTFHLTGSRKITVSKPISEYEVILEPYGFLRTHQSYLINKNRIVSFKKEDGGYLMMEGNFQAVVSKQRRHLLKELFL
- a CDS encoding sensor histidine kinase, which codes for MQSLIRQNDPEAANQYITEVATFMRTIMDSGRKELVSLAEEIAIEEKYIALEQKRKAFSYTLRKECNHDLASIDFPPLLLQPIIENSIRHGLADAVRNPSLTITIRCEAADLILTVADNGIGFDASVKTPGHGLSLTSKRIALLNEKLPSMQITLQTRTAYGTGTVTEIRLSKWLS
- a CDS encoding phytanoyl-CoA dioxygenase family protein, which translates into the protein MEGILNAQQTDQFIEHGFVRIDQAFTAETAAQARHILWNDLGLSPNDPATWTKPVVRLGMYAQEPFVASANTPILHAAFDQLVGAGKWLPCRSMGTFPVRFPSDEDPGDTGWHVDASFPGDDPSNYWEYRVNVHSKGRGLLMLFLYSDVGEHDAPTRIRIGSHKDVARVLAPEGDRGLAFMELAEKLAGMPEREVALATGKAGTVYLCHPFLAHAAQPHHGTEPKFMAQPPLLLRGDLSVNGPSCVERAIRLALA
- the dgoD gene encoding galactonate dehydratase: MKIRSYELFQVPPRWLFLKIETDEGIVGWGEPVIEGKAATVAAAVHELMEALIGKDPLDIEGHWNTMYRGGFYRGGPILMSAIAGIDQALWDIKGKFFNAPVYQLLGGKCRDKIKVYSWIGGDRPDEVAGAATECFDRGFKAIKMNATNEMQYIDSFEKIDLAIKRVASIREALGYKIEIGVDFHGRLHKPMAKVLAKELEPFRPMFIEEPVLAENNEALREIAAHTSIPIATGERMFSRWDFKNLLMDGYVDIIQPDLSHAGGITECKKILSMAEAFDVAAAPHCPLGPIALAACLQVDATSHNAFIQEQSLGIHYNQGSDLMDYLTDRTVFDYHDGFVNIPSGPGLGIEVDEEQVRKMAAIGHNWKNPLWSHDDGSAAEW